Proteins found in one Eretmochelys imbricata isolate rEreImb1 chromosome 9, rEreImb1.hap1, whole genome shotgun sequence genomic segment:
- the NRROS gene encoding transforming growth factor beta activator LRRC33: MESVFLSLFLSLVFIVAGWGNKTGMALATYHRTCKLVHRAVDCNGRWQGTVPADLPADIEMLSLDHNTIRTLKNTSLLQYQNLETLSLRGNRLELIEPGAFLGSRDLKNLSLADNTLFTNYSVTAAALHSLPALRKLDLSGNHLTEDMVATMLRNLSSLESLSMARNIIMRLDSSVFESLSQLQELNLEKNYIYEIEGGTFEGLQGLQMLNLAYNYIPCIVEFGLTQLKTLNASNNIIEWFLAIEGDAVFELETLDLSHNRLLFFPLLPRQSKLRSLLLRDNEMSFYRKLPNATSLMDVTVQFLLIEGNTTNVTTLNLWEEISLSNLSSLSFLDMSQNQFWYLPDGFLGRMTSLSHLKLNQNCLETLHIQEREPLGMLMDLDLSQNQLSELQVDLGSEGTLPNLRSFNLSANRLQRVPPNIFTHTEITTIDLSHNHIDLCPQQANADGSEYSICIDLRNVTSLRKLYLAGCGLEMLASNAFSGTSLTHLDLSNNQRALARGLQPLQDIALMLQVLSLRNTGLSSTMEDIDFSGFQNLVSLDLSGNSLTSFPESLSGLKLHTLDLRRNHLPSLPQHSMQMQLGRSLSVLYLSQNPFDCCKLEWWDFLHSLRTVRVVDKGQVTCNYSSKIIHTVRLPESVLQSCRWMTVNMALLYLVLTLPACLTLLVAFAVIFLTFKHKLLQMVKNQYRVSSPY, encoded by the exons ATGGAGTCAGTGTTTCTCAGTCTCTTCCTGAGTTTAGTCTTTATAGTAGCAGGATGGGGAAACAAGACTGGAATGGCCCTGGCAACGTATCACAGGACCTGCAAACTA GTGCACAGAGCTGTGGATTGCAATGGGAGATGGCAAGGCACAGTCCCAGCAGACCTCCCAGCTGACATAGAGATGCTTTCCCTGGATCACAACACTATACGGACCCTAAAGAATACCTCTCTGCTGCAATACCAAAACCTGGAGACACTGAGCCTGCGTGGGAACAGACTGGAACTCATTGAACCTGGGGCCTTCCTTGGCAGCAGAGACCTCAAAAATCTTTCCTTGGCAGACAACACCCTCTTTACAAACTACTCTGTGACGGCAGCTGCTCTTCACTCCTTACCAGCCTTGAGGAAACTGGACCTGTCTGGGAATCATCTCACTGAGGACATGGTGGCTACCATGCTCCGCAACCTGTCCTCCTTGGAGTCCTTGTCAATGGCCAGAAACATCATAATGCGCTTGGACTCCTCTGTCTTCGAaagcctgagccagctgcaggAGCTGAACCTGGAGAAGAACTACATCTATGAGATCGAGGGGGGCACCTTTGAAGGCCTGCAGGGCCTGCAGATGCTTAATCTGGCCTACAACTACATTCCCTGCATCGTGgagtttggtctgacccagctcaAGACTCTTAATGCCAGCAACAACATAATCGAGTGGTTCCTGGCCATAGAGGGTGATGCTGTCTTTGAGCTGGAGACGCTAGATCTCTCCCACAACCGGCTCTTGTTCTTCCCGCTACTACCAAGACAGAGCAAACTGCGCTCCCTGCTGCTGAGGGACAATGAGATGAGCTTTTATCGCAAACTTCCCAATGCTACATCCCTCATGGATGTCACAGTGCAGTTCCTTCTCATAGAGGGCAATACCACTAATGTCACTACCCTCAATCTCTGGGAAGAGATCAGCCTGAGCAATCTCTCTTCCTTGAGCTTTCTGGATATGAGCCAAAACCAGTTCTGGTACCTCCCTGATGGCTTCCTGGGAAGGATGACTTCCCTCTCCCACCTGAAGCTCAACCAGAATTGCTTAGAGACCCTTCACATCCAGGAGAGAGAACCACTGGGCATGCTCATGGACCTTGATCTCAGCCAGAATCAGCTCTCAGAACTGCAGGTGGACCTAGGTTCTGAAGGCACCCTGCCAAACCTTAGATCATTTAATCTGAGTGCCAATAGGTTGCAGAGGGTGCCGCCTAACATTTTCACCCACACAGAGATCACTACAATTGACCTCAGTCACAACCACATAGACCTCTGTCCCCAGCAAGCTAATGCAGATGGGTCTGAGTATTCCATCTGCATAGACTTAAGGAATGTAACATCCCTTAGGAAACTTTACTTGGCTGGGTGTGGCCTGGAAATGTTGGCGAGCAATGCTTTCAGTGGGACATCACTAACACACTTAGATCTGTCTAACAATCAGAGAGCACTGGCTAGGGGCCTGCAACCTCTACAAGATATTGCACTAATGCTGCAGGTTTTATCTCTCAGGAACACTGGCCTCTCTTCCACCATGGAAGACATTGACTTCTCTGGCTTTCAGAACTTGGTAAGTTTGGACCTCTCAGGAAACTCCCTGACCAGCTTTCCGGAGTCCTTGAGTGGTCTGAAACTGCATACCCTGGATCTCCGGAGAAACCATCTTCCCTCTCTTCCACAGCACTCAATGCAGATGCAACTTGGGAGGAGTCTGAGTGTGCTCTACCTCAGCCAGAACCCATTTGACTGCTGCAAACTGGAGTGGTGGGACTTCCTTCACAGTCTCAGGACAGTGCGTGTTGTGGACAAGGGGCAGGTCACCTGCAACTACTCCTCTAAAATTATTCATACAGTGAGACTGCCTGAGTCTGTGCTCCAGAGCTGCAGGTGGATGACAGTGAATATGGCTTTGCTGTACCTGGTGCTTactctccctgcctgcctgacCCTGCTAGTTGCCTTTGCTGTCATCTTCCTTACTTTCAAGCACAAGCTGCTTCAAATGGTGAAAAACCAGTACAGAGTGTCCAGCCCATACTGA